A portion of the Triticum urartu cultivar G1812 unplaced genomic scaffold, Tu2.1 TuUngrouped_contig_6914, whole genome shotgun sequence genome contains these proteins:
- the LOC125531256 gene encoding protein DJ-1 homolog C-like, whose amino-acid sequence MLSVSKPLLSPTSLAAMAIRLPPTPHAPTHYAPPHRRTSPFRPVMRAAPSSSTAATAVSLPPSPKKVLVPIAMGTEEMEAVILAGVLRRAGADVTLASVEDGLEIEASYGTRIIADKPIAACADQVFDLVAVPGGMPGSVRLRDNEILQRIMVRQAEEKRLYGAICAAPAVVLMPWGLHKGRKITCHPSFIGDLPTFRAVESNVQVSGELTTSRGPGTAFQFALSFVEQLFGPHAVEDVDSTLIDAALERSTEVNRVEWPFDHKPQVLIPIANGSEEMEIIMLVDILRRANINVVLASVDESTNIVGSQRMKIVADKCILDASDSKYDLIIIPGGPAGAERLHRSTTLKKLLKEQKQASRMYGGISYSPLILQKQGLLEDKTVTAHPSIVNQLTCQVIDGSKVVIDGNLITGKGLGTVMDFSLAIVRKFFGHGRAKSVANGMVFDYPKSRNA is encoded by the exons ATGCTCTCCGTGTCTAAACCCCTTCTCTCCCCGACCTCCCTTGCTGCCATGGCTATTCGGCTGCCGCCGACGCCGCATGCACCAACCCACTACGCCCCGCCTCACAGGCGGACATCGCCATTCCGCCCCGTCATGCGAGCGGCTCCTTCTTCTTCCACCGCCGCAACGGCCGTCTCATTGCCGCCATCTCCCAAGAAG GTTCTTGTGCCCATTGCCATGGGCACAGAGGAAATGGAGGCAGTCATCCTAGCCGGCGTCCTCAGGCGAGCAGGCGCTGACGTAACGCTGGCCTCTGTGGAGGACGGCCTCGAGATTGAGGCTTCCTATGGGACGCGCATCATCGCAGACAAGCCCATTGCAGCGTGTGCAGACCAGGTGTTCGACCTTGTGGCTGTCCCG GGAGGAATGCCTGGTTCAGTACGGCTGAGAGATAACGAGATCCTTCAGAGAATTATGGTTAGACAAGCTGAAGAGAAAAGATTGTATGGTGCTATATGTGCTGCACCAGCTGTTGTTCTCATGCCCTGGGGTCTTCACAAGGGAAGAAAG ATCACCTGTCACCCGTCCTTCATAGGAGATCTTCCAACATTCCGAGCTGTTGAGTCAAATGTTCAGGTTTCAGGAGAGCTCACTACTAGTCGTGGTCCTGGGACAGCATTTCAgtttgctttatcatttgtcgaGCAATTGTTTGGGCCTCACGCTGTTGAAGATGTGGACAGTACTTTG ATTGATGCTGCTCTTGAAAGAAGTACAGAAGTCAACAGAGTTGAATGGCCTTTTGATCACAAACCTCAG GTTCTCATTCCAATTGCAAATGGGTCTGAGGAGATGGAGATCATAATGTTGGTGGATATTTTAAGACGGGCAAACATAAATGTGGTGTTGGCATCAGTTGATGAGTCCACAAATATTGTTGGGTCTCAAAGAATGAAGATTGTTGCTGATAAATGCATATTGGATGCTTCTGATTCAAAATATGATCTAATCATTATTCCT GGGGGACCTGCTGGAGCTGAGCGTCTTCACAGGTCTACCACTCTTAAAAAGCTACTCAAGGAACAGAAGCAAGCAAGCAGGATGTATGGTGGGATCAGTTATTCTCCATTGATATTGCAGAAGCAAGGTTTACTCGAG GATAAAACAGTGACTGCTCATCCTTCCATAGTCAATCAGCTCACTTGCCAGGTTATTGACGGTTCAAAGGTTGTGATTGACGGAAATTTGATTACTGGGAAGGGACTCGGAACAGTCATGGATTTTTCCCTGGCCATTGTAAGAAAATTCTTTGGCCATGGACGAGCGAAAAGTGTGGCAAATGGAATGGTTTTTGACTACCCCAAGAGCAGAAACGCCTAG